The following are encoded together in the Flavihumibacter fluvii genome:
- a CDS encoding M20 metallopeptidase family protein produces MSLPQSIRQLAAAYADQFIGIRRHLHAHPELSYQEFETSAYVQQQLRGMGIPYTTMAETGVVGLIEGNDPSSRIVALRADMDALPIQEANDIPYVSTRPGIMHACGHDVHTTCLLGAARILQELKAQWSGTVKLIFQPGEEKNPGGASLMIRDGVLDNPRPAAIFGLHVHPQLQVGQLSFREGKVMASADEIYITVRSKGGHAAAPQYTADTILVASHIIIALQQVISRNREPQMASVLSITSFQGGHTTNVIPSEVKLMGTFRAMDEKWRFRAHELIRKIVEGTAHSMGAEVDCHIDIGYPSVYNNERLHVTAKALAQTYMGENNVGETEIRMGAEDFGYYTQQVPGCFFRLGVMNAEKGIVSGVHTPTFNIDESAIETGMGIMAWLGASATV; encoded by the coding sequence ATGTCATTACCCCAAAGTATCCGGCAGTTGGCCGCAGCTTATGCAGATCAGTTTATTGGCATCCGGCGTCATTTGCATGCCCATCCCGAATTAAGTTACCAGGAATTTGAAACCAGTGCATATGTGCAGCAACAATTGCGCGGAATGGGTATTCCTTATACGACTATGGCGGAAACGGGTGTGGTCGGCCTCATAGAGGGTAATGATCCTTCATCACGGATAGTTGCCTTGCGCGCCGACATGGATGCCCTGCCGATCCAGGAAGCAAATGATATCCCTTATGTTTCTACACGGCCCGGAATAATGCATGCCTGTGGCCATGATGTACATACCACCTGCCTTCTAGGTGCAGCCAGGATTTTACAGGAACTGAAAGCCCAATGGTCGGGTACCGTGAAATTGATATTCCAACCCGGTGAAGAAAAAAACCCGGGCGGCGCAAGCCTTATGATCAGGGACGGGGTACTGGACAATCCACGTCCGGCTGCAATTTTTGGATTACACGTCCATCCGCAATTGCAGGTTGGCCAGTTGAGTTTCAGGGAAGGAAAAGTAATGGCGAGCGCAGATGAAATTTATATTACTGTCCGGAGTAAAGGCGGACATGCCGCAGCACCGCAATACACTGCCGATACAATTCTCGTGGCTTCACATATCATTATCGCCTTACAGCAGGTAATCAGCAGGAACCGGGAGCCCCAGATGGCTTCGGTGTTGTCGATCACTTCCTTCCAGGGCGGGCATACTACGAATGTCATTCCAAGTGAAGTTAAGCTGATGGGTACTTTCAGGGCTATGGATGAAAAATGGCGTTTCAGGGCACATGAACTGATCCGCAAGATTGTAGAAGGCACCGCACATAGCATGGGTGCTGAAGTGGATTGTCATATCGATATCGGTTACCCATCGGTGTATAACAATGAGCGCCTTCACGTGACGGCCAAAGCCCTGGCCCAAACCTATATGGGAGAAAACAATGTTGGGGAAACCGAGATCCGAATGGGTGCTGAAGATTTCGGCTACTATACCCAACAGGTGCCGGGCTGTTTTTTCCGGCTTGGTGTCATGAACGCGGAAAAAGGAATTGTTTCCGGCGTACATACCCCCACTTTTAATATAGAT
- a CDS encoding SPOR domain-containing protein has translation MRHYLLFAAIVFLSPGAFAQVDSTTVAVHKDPRIDLLVKKQVEINEATSRESRRNSPGFRIQVINTTDRNAAIQAKTKVYTLYPELKAYLLYQAPYFRLRVGNFINRKDAEQVQRQLSKEFSQNLFIVNDTVEVNPDKSSE, from the coding sequence ATGAGACATTATCTGTTATTTGCCGCTATTGTTTTCCTTTCCCCGGGTGCGTTTGCCCAGGTCGATTCAACGACCGTTGCTGTGCATAAAGATCCGCGGATAGACCTGCTCGTTAAAAAACAGGTAGAGATCAATGAAGCAACCTCCCGCGAATCGCGCAGGAATTCCCCGGGATTCAGGATACAGGTGATCAATACCACCGACAGGAATGCAGCCATCCAGGCAAAGACCAAAGTATATACATTATATCCTGAATTAAAGGCCTACCTCTTGTACCAGGCTCCTTATTTCCGCCTCAGGGTGGGGAATTTTATCAACAGGAAGGATGCTGAACAAGTGCAACGGCAGTTGAGCAAGGAATTCAGCCAAAATTTATTTATCGTTAACGATACAGTGGAAGTGAATCCGGATAAGAGCAGTGAGTAG
- the deoC gene encoding deoxyribose-phosphate aldolase, which translates to MNIAECIDHTVLKPTTTISEIERLCSEAVQYGFPAVCIPPPFVKRVATILAPTSVKIATVTGFPFGYSVTEAKVAETILAVVDGAHEIDMVINLIALRQNDWAYIQKEVSLLREVCHNKGRLLKVIIESGILSDEEIIRCCEKLGGLGIDYMKTSTGYAEKGASLEAVHLMKKHLPESVKIKASGGIRDYAFAKALVDAGASRLGCSASVAIVTGAPDHQLANY; encoded by the coding sequence ATGAATATCGCCGAATGTATTGACCATACGGTCCTTAAACCAACAACCACCATTTCAGAAATTGAGCGATTGTGTTCCGAAGCCGTTCAATATGGATTTCCCGCAGTTTGTATTCCCCCGCCATTTGTAAAAAGGGTGGCCACCATCCTGGCCCCGACATCCGTAAAAATAGCCACGGTCACCGGCTTCCCTTTTGGGTATTCGGTCACAGAGGCAAAAGTGGCTGAAACTATCCTGGCAGTTGTGGATGGCGCGCATGAAATTGATATGGTGATCAACCTGATTGCCCTGCGCCAGAATGACTGGGCTTATATCCAGAAAGAGGTGAGCCTGTTGCGGGAAGTCTGCCATAATAAAGGACGGCTGCTGAAAGTAATCATCGAGTCTGGTATCCTGAGTGATGAGGAAATAATCCGGTGCTGTGAGAAGTTGGGTGGATTAGGCATCGATTATATGAAAACGTCAACAGGATATGCCGAAAAAGGGGCCAGCCTGGAAGCGGTTCACCTGATGAAAAAGCATTTACCGGAAAGTGTTAAAATTAAAGCCTCGGGGGGCATCCGGGATTATGCCTTTGCAAAGGCATTGGTCGACGCAGGAGCTTCGCGACTGGGATGCAGTGCCAGTGTGGCCATTGTAACGGGCGCGCCGGATCACCAATTGGCGAACTATTAA